Below is a window of Phoenix dactylifera cultivar Barhee BC4 unplaced genomic scaffold, palm_55x_up_171113_PBpolish2nd_filt_p 001472F, whole genome shotgun sequence DNA.
CCCGTACCATCTCAATCAGAATCTGCGAGCAGTGCATTTCCATTATGGTCACTGTTGAAGTTGATCTCGCAAATGTCATGCGTAGGGTCGCGAAAATGCTCATCTATTGGAGCTAGCCAGGATGGAACAACTCGGGTCATTGGGTCATTGTTTAAATTTAGATCCCTTTAACTTATTTATCATTCAGAACTGACTACAGGCCATAATATCTAAGCTTGCAACAAGCACTCTGTTACATGCTTCCGTACCACCGCTCAAATCAAGATGAGAGTTTGTATCCAAGATAAACTTGCAGGCCAAACTTCAGTGAAAGCTCCAAGCAAGAAAGAGACGAGAAAAGGGGAATAAACAATCTAATTAGATTCCCTTTTGATAAACCATTCCATGTTCTCCACCTCGAAAGATTCCTATTGGATGGCTTAAATTATAATCAAAGTTTTAGAATCTCAAAAGAACTTGCACTTCCATCAATAGGGATATTTTGGATTTAATCTACAGAGTAGCAGTCAACTCAAAACTTTATGTAGCTGGGAATACCGACTAGGTGATCAGAGCACTATCAGGACTCCCCAATATAGATGTTAGAATTAATtccaaaataatagaaaaaactATTTGACATAAATGTAGCCTTCTATCTAACGGAAAATAGAAGTGGCTCCTTTGTTTACCTTTACTGCAAAGCAAAAATGATGTTCAAACTAATTGCATGCATGCGAACGAACGATTTACGAGCCGAGCGTCTTCAATCAGACAGTGGTCCATGTTATTAAGCAATTATTCTACTGATACCACAGCATATTTTGATGGTGAAAAATCCCAAATGCTGGTTATTAATGTTGGAAATCACCTATAAAAAGAGCCTGTTCTGCCATTCTTTGTTTTattcaacaacaaaaaaatggtAAAAGAAACCTATATGCGTTACGCAATAGGCTACACGAGGGGATAGCCTTCCACCGCGTACGACCCTCCTAATCCCTGTTGCCTATTCTAAGCCCATGATGCACAGAATCCGATTATGTATGACAAACAGGACATGAGAAGTTTTGTTTGGTCAATGCACAGGATTCCAACAAACTGAAGTTTCATCGCCTTTCCAGGCCCTCACAGGCATGAGAATTGCTAAATGAGAAAAAACATGCACTAAAATCACAGGATATACGGTGGTATCCTGATGGCGCATAATATGCTCTGCAGTGGAAGAAGGCGATAGAAGAGTCAGCAAGAGAATTTTGATGCTGTCATAGAAGTAGATTAGTTCATCCATTAGAACCAAAACCTAAAATTCTGCACATTTGTGCAATAATGGAATCATGCTGAACTGCTGCATAAGACAAGGTGCAAGAGTCCAAGAACCTAAAATTATGGTCTATATTCTATAAGAGTTCAAAAGAAACAGCAATATAACCTAACATCTGAAATAAGTATGGTGCAACTTTGAAGGATCTGGACGACAGATAGCTTCACTCTCATCATTTCAAATGGGTTTCTGCTAAGTGCAAGAACTAGGAATGTACCGCTAAATATGTAGAAGTCTCTACAATAATGCAGTGTCAGTAATAAATTATTTCCATCCTCACGCAATTCTCACAATCAGAAGTAAATATAGAATGAGAAAAGGACCTACACTGTGCCATGTTTCAGCAGCAAAATCAATAGCATCTTCAGCGAGCCCTTGCACCACCTGTGGAAGAAGATTCTCTGGATAAATCTCATAAAGCATACAGCAGAATCATGACGTACAATACAAGAGAGATTATATACAAGagtataaaaagaaaacttcctaatattgaattattgaaaccACACAAGGAAAGAATAGCATGCAATTGTTAAAAATTATCCTTCCTACCATAATCCAGCATTTTAACAGAACAATCTTGATGAGAAACCAATCACATGAAATTTGCAACTCATACTATAATGTTAAATTGTTtgacaataaaataaaaaaagaatccaACCTATAACATCAATAAAGCCCAAAAAAATCTGAAGTGCTTGTGCTACAATATCATCCTTCCCCAGTTCATAagcatgctgaaaaatgatgattTTCATGCATCGGTTGAACATGTACATACTGCTAGTTGCGCTCAAAGGCTTTTGGCTTCTAAGAAATTCAGGAGATGTTACACAAGCTGAACTCCATGTCAGACAAAGCATCGATCTCCACATATGCATACATCAGGAGacttatataaattttatttatttattattgtaaAGTTAATAACTTCACTACCCCACAATTTCAGCTAATGTAAGCTCAAAGACCACCTCAAAAGATTGAAAAGGAAAACAGAAAAACTATGATTGAAAAGGAGACAAAAACAAGTATGTGCCTTTGATGGTTTAACATGCTATGTTTGAATGTTTTTATGCAAGGTTCGTCGAACCGGTACCAGGACTCGTACCGGTTGGTAGACGGAACAGTATGGTATGGGTTTGCCATTCCGCGATATGAATTTGAAGGATTCTCCCCATCAAAAAACTCCTTTTACAACCTCATTTTCCAttctagaaaagaaaatgaaaatattcTAAATGATTGAGAATCAACAGCAGCTTGGGGCAAGGGATCCTCCCCTAACAATTGTTTTTGAGATGCATGCACTAGCTGCAAATCTAACTAAGCATGCAAAGGCTTAAGGAGTACAATTctaatagaatgaacaaaacaaTTACTCTACATGATTAGGTAGATGATGTTTTCATTTTGCTCAAAAACATTTTTAGATAATGATTATAAGATGCCCTATGATATATAACAGAATGTGGGTCCGATGTTGAAGATGACGGAGAGTTAAATTATCACCAAGGTAAAGAGGATAACTTCTATGAAGCTCCAGAACAAAGCACAGGGATGTACACATTTAGAGAACATGTTAAAAAGGCAGAGGTTTAAGGGAACTTTTGGAAAAATCAACTCAGATTGCTAGACTGTTAAGTGTATTCATGAAGTAAGGTGGTCAGTTAGCATTTCCAGAAGATTGGACGTATGATAAATTTCAAGTGCACATGAAAAGGATTATCTAAAACTTCCCAGGATAAAAATTTTGGTCATTGTAATTCATCTAGGACAATGCAGAAAAATGTGCATTCTCCCCGATATCACCTCCACTACTGCCACATAGCATGCATAAAAAGAAATCATTATAAAAAGAAGCATATCAAAAAACCTAAAACTAGACCACTATTACAATACTACATAATAGGTAGAAAGAAACACTCCGTGGtgctttcttgatttttttttcttgactaAAAATGGGtttaatgttttaaaaaaagTGACTAGCTTCTTGTATAATTTGCATAATAGCTCTACATTAAACCTACTACACAAAGGCATCCAttggataattattttaaaacatttGTGAAATGATTTGAATTACAGAAAAAACTAAACAGAAACAGCACAAAGAAACAGAAAACAAGTCACGACTCAACCAAAGACAAAAAAAGACGGGAGAGATCAGATTCCTGGGTTCGAGCAGCAGACCATACCTTGGGACAGGGATCATGATCTCCCTGCAAAATCAGCCCAGCCAAACTGAAGGGACTGCACCATAGAATGGCCGGAGGTATTTCAGAGAACCCGATTAGCATCAAACAAATCAAAGAATTGAAGGTAATGAAGCATAATAGAAGAGAGTtggtgggagagagagagtcgtTTCTTGCCCTGGAAAGGATGGAGAAGGGTGAGATAGAGGATTTGAGAGAGGTCTGCTGTTGTTTGCAACAGGTTGATGCCCAGGAATTGAGACCCGCAGTTTTAGACATACAATTAAGTGAAGAAAATAGAGCATGACATACAAAGGGCGAGGTTTGAGGACAGCCAGGAAATTAGTATCTTATTAAGAATGCATGTTAGTCACAGTAAAACTACATTCCACTCCATGATGCATTCTTTCTATTTCACTGGAGAGCTTATCATTCGTCCTAAACCATGAGACTAGCTAGCAAGTGGTACCTATTTCTTTTCTCCTCCCATCACCTCCTCAATTTAGTCAAACAAAGGAGTGCATGTCAACAGTTTCATGCTTACCCTTTTTTTCCTTATTAAAGTGTGAAACAATCAACATGCAACCTGCAGTGATGGGAAGGATAAAGAAGTTAGATGGGAAGATAAAGATGGATGCAACCATTATACTGGCAGATCATTGCTCCATATAGATTGAAAGGTCCAAAGTTGATTGATTCATCATTCATGTATGCTAGTGTAGCTAAATCCAGCACCAAACCTTCTATTCCCAGGTTTACAGATTTAATGGAGTGATTTGTGCGTGCACTTTTGAAGAATAAAAAGTTGATCCATGCATGGGAAAAAACAGTAAGCATGAGGGTGAATTAATGGTCAACAAAAAGCAACAAAAATTGACATCATGTGACCAATTCatcatataaattattttttggagaaaaaattttaataaattgtTGATTGACTTATAGGTAAAAATCTCAGGAAAAAGATTAGTTTACAAATAATTCTTCTAATAGTATTTTTCAAAGTTTGCCGTCTCGGTACCAGACCCCATGCTGGTATCATCCTATTATAGTATCGGTACGCCCAATATGTCCAGttcggcgtaccgagtgtcggtatacGCCCCGTACCAACATATGCTGGTTTGGTACTGGTACGGACGGTACGCACTATTCTCAGATCACACTAGAATTTGGTAGGAACAGAATATTTTAACAAATTCCAACAAGGTAATAGAAAAATAAGAGCAGAATGTATACATATTAGCAGCTGGATGTTGGTGAACCAGCATCTTGATGAAGTTTTGATAGTTCCATCTCTATGCATTCTCCATTCCTTTTATAGGAGTTTTCACACCATGGTAGGACCCTTTTGTCTGATACATTTGGAAAACTATATCAAGTGCTGTTGCAGATGTTTTATTTCCTTTCAGTAGTTGTTAATTGTTATAGATTTTAGTTATCAATCCATTGGCTAGTGGCATACCAATAGTCTACTTTTCCATCAAGAAGGTTTACCTCAGTGTGAACCTCCAAGTGTCTAGGTCTACAAATGAAGTGAAAGTTTAAAGATGAAAGATGGAATTCTCTTATAATGTCGATACGCGATACAATACAAGACGACAATGCATATCGAGTGTCGATACAGTATGAGACTACATACCAATTTGGTACCAATACGGTATGGTATGCTTGGTATGATACGGTGCCTAACAATGCGGCGAACCTTAGAATGAAGTTTGCACCATTACCAGTAACAGATTTATATGCACACCATAAATCTACAATAATTGAAGAAGATTGCCGTTACCTGATTACCAGCAAGCAATTTCTTATTATGCTGCCCATTTTAAATGATGCttcttaaaaagaaaatcatTATAAAATAACAAACGAAAAATGATGGATCTTAATAAGGCTTCATCAAGTAAATCTTTCTGATTGATCATTTCACAAGCAACATGTTACCCGATTCTTATTATACTGCCCATTTTAAATGATGCTTCTTAGAAAGAAAATCAATTATAAAATAACAAACGAAAAAGGATTGATCTTAATAAGGTTTCATCAAGTAAATCTTTCTGATTGATCATTCAACAAGCAACATGTTACCCAAAGCTTCAACTCCATCTATCTAAAAATCCAATCCCTGTATTTTATTGGCCAGGTAAAAATGCATGGCATTCATGGATTCTTATTGCAATTGATAGCATATGGGCTGCATTAGAGCCCTCCTTTTCAAGGAGCTGTCTGATGATGCTTTCATGTACTTTGTTACCAGAAAGTGTTGCATCTAAAAAGAACTGAAACAACATTTCAAGCACATTAATGTTAACACTTTCTTTAGTAGCTTTGTAAGACAGTTCCGGAAAGAGTTGTTGCTCACATAAACTACAGACGAATAACATCACATCACAATGGAAGATTATGCAGTGATAAGCTGCTATTGCGACGTCTATATTACTAAGCTATAATCACTAATATTCTTATCAGGAAAGTTTCCCCATTTTATAGCATTAAACACTTCAAATGTGTCAACTTCTTGTTGAAATGAAGTCCAGAAACCTTTAGTAACGTTTCATTCTGCAGATCACTAAGTGCGAAGCTGGTAATGTGATGTCTTTATCACTAAGCTACAGGAAAATTTTCTCCCATTTATAGTGTTAAACATGTCACACGTGTTAGCTTCTTGCTGAAATGAAGTCTCGAAGCATTTAGTAATGTTTCATTCTGCAGATCCAGGATGATAATACATTACAGAGTTCCTAAATGCTGAAAATTATAAAGTAATGACGACGTCAAAAATTAAGATATTCTTTTTATCGTAAGGTACGGATGCATAATTCTAAGTATCATACCTTCTGTTCCCTTCCATTCAACAATTTTCTTATCCGACAAGCCATGAAGATCTTGTTAGCACTAGAAGACTCATAAAGCAACACCACGTTGACATGCTTAATACCCAGCCTACAGCACATAAAAAAAGCTCTACAATATCACAAAAGTATATTGCCAATAGAGCTATTGAAGGATAAAACTTGTCTGAACTTCTTTCCTTTGCTGCTAATAGAAGAGGAGTAGGAGCAAAAGGAGAATAAATTACTTATTTGTAAGATGTGGAGGGAAAACTTGGGAAGCAAATGCTCTCTGAAAGATGTCCATTCATTCAAATAGTCCTACTATTCCAGTCTTCTGAAGATTAAACTCTCTCTGCCTAAAAATATTGCTGCTAAAAGCACATGCTGATTGACTACTTGGATGGACCATCATTACAAAAGATATCTAAATCTATGGCAGATAATTTATTTtactccacaaaaaaaaaaccaagaagAAACTCTTTCTATAAATACTTTTGTGGGAAGCTTCACCGTCCATCCACATAAACCACTATGAGAACAGAAATCAATGTTGTAATGTTGTGTAACTAAAAGTTACTAAAAATAACAGAGGTGGAAAGAATATGAAGGAGATGAGATACAGAAGAAAATATAAACTTAATTCCTGAGTTTGAAGATTTTTCCAATCTGAAATATGTATCCATGGTTATGATTCCTCTTTCCAGAGCTTCAAGATTTTCCTGGTCTCCTACCATTGCTTGATCCACTGTAAAAACATAGTTTATTccacaaaattcaaaaaaacatCCTTTGGACTGTTGTTATAACCCCACAGATCAGTTGCAGCTATAAGTACATTGAACTATGCTTGGCCAGAAGAACCACATTTCTACTTAGGAAAAAGTTAATAGTATATATGTTGTATCAAGGGCTCCCATACATCTCTACAATAAAGATGAAATATTTCAAACTGTCTTCCTAGAAAGAATCTTTTGTATCATTTCATGTCCACCATTTAGATTTAACTATGAGAAAGGAGATGGTTCTTGATTAGCTCCTGAAGAGGGTTGGAAATGGGCTTGGGCCGGCCTGAAGCCCATTGGGCTAGGCCCAAAAGAGTTCAGATCAGGTTTGGGCTTAAATATAGAGCCCATTTGTTTTTCAGGCCGGGCTCAGGTATGTCATTGCCCGGGTAAGACCCGAGCTTGAACTAGGCCCGAAACGGAACCCAAATTCATGCCTGAATCAATTTGTTTTTGTATGTTGTTATTTAGAAAGAATAATGAGGAAGTAAatgataaattaaaatggatttaGCTGAAAATAATGCATCATATATCATTTACTTATGTTTTAGGAGAGAGCCTAATTTTTAACTAATTCATTTACTTGGGAAGCAACATCATAAACTATTAAGCTTCAATCGGATTTAGGTCGAAACCTATTTTTAGcccaaaagaaaaatttgggCCAGCCCCATCAAATTCGGGCCAGGCTTAAGCCTGGCGGGCCCGGGCCTAGATTATCCAAAAATTTTCAGGCTTAAGCCTGTCCAGAAGAGCGAAAAAAAAATCGAGCCAGGTTCAGGTAGGGCCATGGCCTGAcccggcccacttccagccctagctCCTGAAGCCCACAAGGCCACAACTAATGCCTCTGTGCACCTTGGTTAAATACACACCTTTAATACGATCAATAAGGTCTCTTGACTTGTACTACATGCATGCAAAAGGAAAAATGGAAACTTAAGTATATAAGACATGGACGGCTAGATACTTCTTCCATAATTAAGCATAGCGCATTGAGCAACCTGTCACAATCAGATCTGAGCTATGCCCTAAAAGCTCAAAGCTTGTTGAGAAGCCTCTATCTAAATTGTTGtgcatatatataatttataaagATTATTTGTCAGAAATTGGTAAAAGCAATCAGCAAGCATGCATTAGAAGCTATAATCATCATGGAAGAATATATCAATGCAAGCACCAGCATATTCCTGATTCAAAAGTACATTGTGAAAGGATTCATCCTCATTTACCTTTTATTAGCCTACTTCTCCTGTTTGTAAATAGAGAGGAGCATTAAGAGGAGTCTATTTGTTGAAAAATGGAGTGTGTTAACAATGGGTCTCACATATGATAATAATATAGATGTCAAAAGCAAAAAGTTCACTAAGACGATAATTCAAATGGCTGATAAAAAATAACTTCTAGGTTCatgcaaagaaaaaggaagccACCTATAATAAGATATATGTATGGTCTTTTCAAAAGCTGCTTACACTGAAGACTGAAGTTATGATTGTAGAGGATTAGCATTATCCGTGTGTTAAGAGAACAAAAAAGGCAAGCATATAAAATtaagaaagaatgaaagaaaaaggaagccaCCTATAAAATGGTTTGTTTGAGGGCAAAAAAGGCATGCATATAAGTTAAGAGAAAAGaaactaaataaaatttattactAACCATATAATAAAGTTACCGAGCATATCAAAATATCTCTTAGAAAAAGAACAAGATGCTCAAACACTATTAGGGGAGCACTGCAAGGTGGCACTATAGGCTTAAGCACAAGATCATTGAGATAATTGAGTTAGTTCCAAACTGCTTCATTCAATACAAGAATGACATCCTACTTAGTAATTTCTCCTCCTCGATGACTTTCAGCCATGTCTTCTATACTTTTGGAGATACCTGTCCTGGTGATGCCTGTGATATGGAAACACATTAGATACACATATTTGACTCAATGATAAAGACACAAATGCCCGACATACCAgtcttgcatttttttaaagCAAGACTTGAAATTCATGAATTGCACAGTCCAAAAATACATTTTTAGAGGAAGAATGTTCATTATCTATCACTAATCATTAGCATGCAAATAGAGCATATGCCACAATAAACAACAACATATTTAAGTTAAACATTAGCTAGAATATCATAACTAGTTATCAAGACGAAGCAGATTATAAACTAGAATTTTAAGAATAACATGTGGTTGTAAGCAAT
It encodes the following:
- the LOC113462902 gene encoding vesicle-fusing ATPase-like isoform X2, which encodes MDIFQRAFASQVFPPHLTNKLGIKHVNVVLLYESSSANKIFMACRIRKLLNGREQKVVQGLAEDAIDFAAETWHSSILCAIRIPPYIL
- the LOC113462902 gene encoding vesicle-fusing ATPase-like isoform X4: MDIFQRAFASQVFPPHLTNKLGIKHVNVVLLYESSSANKIFMACRIRKLLNGREQKVVQGLAEDAIDFAAETWHSRLLHI
- the LOC113462902 gene encoding vesicle-fusing ATPase-like isoform X1 — encoded protein: MDIFQRAFASQVFPPHLTNKLGIKHVNVVLLYESSSANKIFMACRIRKLLNGREQKVVQGLAEDAIDFAAETWHSVGPFLILYLLLIVRIA
- the LOC113462902 gene encoding vesicle-fusing ATPase-like isoform X3, which translates into the protein MAESHRGGEITKLGIKHVNVVLLYESSSANKIFMACRIRKLLNGREQKVVQGLAEDAIDFAAETWHSVGPFLILYLLLIVRIA